From the Pirellulales bacterium genome, the window CCTGCCGCCCTTTCTCGGCCGTGGCCAACTCCGCCTCGCCGAGCACGCCCGTCTCCGAGTAGCTGCTGGTCCACGAGACCACCGTGGCAGGGCCGGCGGCAAACAGATCGACCCAGTTGAACGGGCTCTGGTCGGCGTTGAAGCTGATCGTGCCGTTCTTGATCTTGTCTTTGCGAACGTTGTCTCCGTCGAGATATAGATAAAGCGAGGTCTCCAGCTCGCAGGCATGGGCGCAGCCGCCGGGGAACTTGCTCTGTCGCCAGCGGGGCAAAAACTCCTTATCGACGGTGAGAAGCTGCCACCAGGCCGCCAGCACGCACTCGGCGTCGGTCTCCAGGTTCGTGCGGCGGGCCACCAAGTCGAGGTTCGGCATGTTCGAGCCATGCCCGTTGAGGAGCACGATCTTTTTGAAACCGTGATAGGCGAGCGACTTGGTGATGTCGAGCACGTGGTGCATGAAGTGCTCGAAGTCGTTGTTGATCGTGCCGGGAAAGTCCATCACGTGCCCGGTGTAGCCGTAGGCGACCGTGGGAAGCACGAGCACCTTGTCCGCCACCTGCCGGCCGGCGCCGCGGGCGATTTCGGTCGGGCAAATCAGATCGACGTCGAGCGGCAAGTGCGGGCCGTGCTGCTCGACCGCCCCGCAGGGCACGATGCAGACCTTGCCCAGCTCGATGGCGTCGTTGATTTCGGGCCAAGTCAGTTTTTCGTAGCGGTATTCGGTTTGAGCGCGAGACATGGGTGAACGAACGAAGGATGGTGGTTGGTGGCGGTCATTGTAGCGTTTTCCTGAGCCGCTAACTGAAGAACACTTTCTCGGCCGTTCTTCGCAGCAGCCATTCACGGTCGCCCTTGCTCAGGTCTTCGAGCCGGTCGCGGACCAGGGCGATTGAATCCGCGTAAGTGTGCCCCTGCTGCACCTGATACGGGCAATCGGTGGCCCACATCAGCCGCTCGGGGCCGAACGCATCCAGCAGCTTGCGGATCATCGGCAGCAGGTCGAGATAGGGCGCCTTCTTCGCACCCAATGCGTAAAAGGCCGAAACCTTGACGAACGTGCGCGGACGGCGGGCCAGCCGGCAAAGGGCGGCCACGTCCCCGGCGCGGATCTGGCCGTCGACGCCGACGCGGCCGAAATGGTCGATCACCACCGGCGTCTCCGGAAACTTCGCGCAGTTGGCGTCGATCGCCGCCAGCGCGTCGGGGTTGACCAGGTGGCACATGGCCAGCCCCTCCTCGGCGCCGCAACGC encodes:
- a CDS encoding creatininase family protein; its protein translation is MSRAQTEYRYEKLTWPEINDAIELGKVCIVPCGAVEQHGPHLPLDVDLICPTEIARGAGRQVADKVLVLPTVAYGYTGHVMDFPGTINNDFEHFMHHVLDITKSLAYHGFKKIVLLNGHGSNMPNLDLVARRTNLETDAECVLAAWWQLLTVDKEFLPRWRQSKFPGGCAHACELETSLYLYLDGDNVRKDKIKNGTISFNADQSPFNWVDLFAAGPATVVSWTSSYSETGVLGEAELATAEKGRQAYDEAVKQLVRFVQYFHGRPKDERRERHRQPPTMPIPWGQRPL